In Deinococcus psychrotolerans, the genomic window GGTGACGCCCCAAGCAAACGTCGGGTTCTTGAACAGCGAGAGCGGTAGAATTGGGCTTTCATGGCGCGACTCGACGAACAAGAACAAGATCAGTGAAACGACCGAAGCAGCGAACAGCGCCAACACGGTGGAATTGGTCCAGCCGTAATTGGCTTCCGCGCCGAAGGTCAGCGCCAGCAGCAGCGGCACTGAGAAAGTTAGCACCAAGAGTGCGCCCACGTAATCGATTTTGGGTTTAAGACCACTGGCCAGAATCGGCATTTTGCTGGTAATAAAGGCAATGGCAATCAGACCGACGGGCAAGTTGACGTAAAAGACCCAGCGCCAGGAGATGTTGTCGGTCAGGAAGCCGCCGAGGAGGGGGCCAATCACGCTGGAGATACCGAATACGGCTCCAAACAGGCCCTGATACTTGGCACGCTCGGCGGGCGCGAAAATGTCGGCGATAATGGAAAAGGCCACTGAGGTCAGTGCCGCCGCTCCGAAGCCTTGCAGCCCCCGGAAGACGATCAGCTGCATCATGCCGCCGCCAAAGAGGTTGCCGAACCAGGGCTCACCGGCCATGCCGCACAGCGCCGAGCCGATCAAAAAGACCACGATACCGAACAAGAGAACCGGTTTGCGTCCGTAGATGTCCGAGAGTTTGCCGTAGATCGGCACCATTGCGGTGCTGGCCAGCAGATAAGCCGTCGTGACCCACGAGTAGAGGTTGAGGCCGTTGAGATCGGCGATGATGCGCGGCAGTGAAGTCGAGACGATGGTCTGGTCGAGCGCTGCCAAAAACAGCCCCAGCAAAGTGCCGATCAAAATCAGGATTTTGGTGCTCTGCGGCAGCACTTCGGCGTAATTGATGCGATCTTCTAAGCGGGTCGTTTGGGTAGGTGGAGCGGGCTGGGTCATCGGTTCTCCTGAAGGGCGGGGCGCGAGAGGGCTTGGAGGGTTTGGGCTTCTTGAATGAGGGCGGTGATGGCCTGCTCGGCGCGAATCAAAACAACCGAATCGACTTGTCCGAAAACTTCGCTGTAAGTGCCCATTAAGCTGCGTTCTTTCATGCTCAGAAATTGCTGGCCTTTGCTGCTCAGCGCCAGCAACTTTTCACGCCGGTTGTCGGGATTCTCACTGCGTTCCATCAAGCCGCGCCGCACCAATTCCTGAATCAGTTGGCTGGTGGCGGGCAAGCTCACACGGAGGTGTTCGGCCAGTGCGGTAACGCTCAGCGGCATGAACGCCCGAACTTTGTAAAGGGCCGTCATCTGGGTGAGGCTGACATCTTCTTCTTGCAGCTCGCCTTGCAAATGTCCCATCAAGCGGTCGGCGACGAGGCGGTGAAGCCTCTGCATACAGCGCAGCAGCCGTTCGGTCGGGTCGTCCGAGTCGGCGTCGGCGGCGCAGCGTGGCGGGTCGAGATTGGTGGTCATGGTGTAGCCGTCACACTAAAAACATTCACGCTTAAGATCATGAAACTATTAGGCGAGAGAAAAAGTCACCTATCTTACATGATGCGGCTAGCCGAAAGGTATAAGCCTATAAGCATTTTGGCTTATGTGTTCCGGCATTATCTGAACCAAAGCCAGCACTTACATCGAGTGGGCTGAGCCGCCAGCAGTTTGAGGCGTCGGCGCTGATTTGTTCAAGGCTCACCACCGGGTCAATGCTCACCCAGCGGGCCGCTAGAATGCCGGTATGGGCCTTCTTTCGTTTCTGACCACCAATCCTACTGCTTTTGTCATTATCGCTTTGGCGCTGACGTTATCGCTCACGGCTCACGAATTTGCCCACGCTTACACGGCTGATCGCTTGGGTGACCCGACACCCCGGCGGATGGGCCGCGTCACGCTCAATCCGCTGGCGCACCTCGATCCGTTCGGCGTCATTTTGCTGCTGGTGGCGGGCTTCGGCTTTGCCCGTCCGGTGCCGGTGAATTTCAACAACCTGGGACGCTGGGGCATGGTGGCGGTAGCGGCGGCGGGGCCGATCAGCAACATCCTGATCGCTCTGTTGTGCGTTGTGCTGCTCAAGGTCTTGCCTGAAACCAATCTGGGCGACACCATTTTGGGCATCGTGGCCAGCATCAACGTCGTGCTGGCGGTCTTTAACTTGATTCCCATTCCGCTGCTCGACGGCTCGCGCATTTTGGCGGGCATTTTTCCCAATACGTTGGGCCGCAGCTTGATGGAGTTCGAGAGGCTGCCCTACGCTTTCCTGATCGTGATGGGCTTTATTTTGCTGGCGCGTGGGCCGCTGAGCAACATCATCGGCACGGTGCAGGGCTGGCTGTTTGGGTTGGCAGGGGTCTAGCGTTTCAAGTTGCAGTGAAGAGGGCAGACCGCACAATGGGTCTGCCCTCTTTCTCTTTGTTCAGCGCAGTGTAAACATCATCGCCACATGCGCTCCGGTGCCGCCCAGCACGAACAGGTGCCAGATTTCATGAAAGCCGAAGACACCGGGGCGCGGGTTCCAGCGCTTGGTGCCGTAGATGACCGCGCCGACGCTGTAGAGCACTCCGCCCGCCGCCAACCAAAATAGAGCCGCGCCGCTGAGGTTGCGGGCGAGCTGCGGCAAAAAAACCAAGGCCGTCCAGCCCATGACAATGTACAGCAGGGTGCTGATCCACCTCGGCAGGCGCATGGTCAGCAGTTTGAGCAAAATGCCTGCCAGCGCTATGCCCCAGATGATCCACAGCACCAAGCTCTGCCAGATGCCGCTCAGGCCAAAGTAAGCCACCGGGGTATAACTTCCGGCGATCAGCAAAAAAATGGCGCTGTGATCGAGTTTTCTGAGGCGCAGCAGGGCGCGTTCACCGACCCGGAATGAGTGATAAGACGCCGAGGCCGTGTACAAAAACACCATGCTCAGGCCGTACACCACAAACGGCCAGAGGCTGAGCTGGTGGGCGGCGGCGTATCCCAGCATGCCCGCCAGCGCCACGAGGGCCAAGGCCGCGCCTGCCCAGTGCGTCAAGCTGTTCCACGGTTCGCGCAGCGAGGAGTAGAGGGCGGCGAAAGCTGTTTTCATACCGTGAGTCTACTCTTTTTTGGCATCAATTGACAAATTGTCAGTAGTGGGTTCAGTGGCCCGACTCAAGTGACAAAGTTCTCAAATACCGTCCCTGAGCGGCTCGGGCGCTTTGCGTCCTCATCCGAAAAGCAGATTAAGCTTTTATGATGCCATAGCGATGAAACTCACTCTTCTGTCAACCACCCTTCTGGCCGTGTGCTTGGCGGGAGATTTTGCTTCGGCGCTCAGTTCTTCAGCGGCCAGTTATACCGTTCAGCCGGGCGACACCCTCTATCAACTTTCCCGCCGTGCAGGCGTCGATGCAGCGACTCTGCTCAAGCTCAACGGCCTGAGCAGCTCCACGCTCAAAGTCGGTCAGCAGTTGCGGCTCCCTGCTGGCGGCGCGGCGCAGAAAAAAGCGCAGCCGCTCCAAGGAGCCATCAAACCCAGCGCTATTCCGGCCCGGCCTGCCCTGCCGCCGGGTTTGCCCAAAGTGCAGGTCTCTGGCCCTGTCGGCGGCCCCCTCATCTGGAAAAATGAACCGGCGGCCACCGTTGCCAGTTTCGTCGGCTGGTCGCCGGTCATCAATGTTGCTTCGTTTGGGGACGCCTTGCCGCTCAGAACTTACCTGAGAGGGCTGGCCTTTGACTTCCAGACCTACAACAACTGCGGCCCCAGCGCTCTCTCAGCGGTGCTGGGCTTTTATAAAGTGCGGCTCAGTCAAGCCGTCGTTCAGCAGACCACTCGGCAGGGCGGCGAATACATGCAGGTCAGCGCGATTGCCCCGGAACTCGCCAAATTCGGCCTGAGAACCCGCACCATTCGCGGCGGCAGCCTCCGGCAAGTCAAGAAACTGCTGGCGCTGGGCATTCCGGTGATCGTGTTGCAGTGGTATGACCGCCCCGGTCACATCAATCACTTCCGGGTGGTGCGCGGCTACGACGATCAAGCCGGAGTGATGTGGGTCAGTGACAGCATGGTGGGGCCGGTATCGTATCTCAGCTACCGCGACTTCGACGCCCTCTGGAACACCCAGGGCCGCCAGATGTTCCCGGTGTATCCGGCGGGCTACGAAGCGCAGGTCAAGACCTTTTTGTGAAGCTAAAGAAGGCGGGGCCGAGTATCAATCACGCTCGGCCCCGCCTTCTTTCAGATGTAATTACTGGCTGTAATTAGGCGCTTCTTGCGTGATGGTGACGCCGTGCGGGTGGCTCTCGATCAAGCTAGCCGAGCTGATCCGCACGAACTGGGCGTCCCGGCGTAGACTCTCCAGATCGGGCGCGCCGCAGTAGCCCATGCTGCTTCTCAGGCCCCCGACAAACTGGTAAACCACCTCGCCCGCCGTGCCCCGGTAGGCCACGATCCCCTCGATGCCTTCGGGGACGAACTTCTTGCTGCCTTTTTCTTGAAAGTACCGATCCGAACTGCCCTGATCCATCGCGCCCAGCGATCCCATGCCCCGGTAGCTCTTGTAGCGCCTGCCGTCGCGCAGAACCACCTCGCCGGGTGCTTCGTCGGTTCCGGCGAGCATACTGCCCATCATCACCGCGCTGGCCCCGGCGGCAATGGCTTTGGCCGCGTCGCCGGTCTGCTTGATGCCGCCGTCGGCTATCACCGGAATGCCTGCTTCGCGGGCCGCCTCGGCAGCTTCAAAAATGGCGGTGATCTGCGGTACGCCCACGCCCGTGACGATGCGGGTGGTGCAGATTGACCCTGGCCCGATTCCAGCCTTCACCGCGTCCGCTCCGGCGTTGATCAAGGCTTTGGTGCCTTCTTTGGTGGCAATATTGCCCGCGATTACGTCCACGTCAAAGCGGGTTTTGATTTGCTCTAAGGCGCTGAGAATGCCTTGTGAGTGGCCGTGGGCGCTGTCGAGCACCAGCACGTCGGCTCCGGCCTGCACCAGCGCAGCGGCCCGGTCCATCAGGTCGGCGCTGACCCCGATGGCGGCGGCGACCCGCAGGCGGCCCAAATCATCTTTGGCTGCCACAGGATACTTGACGGTCTTCTCAATGTCCTTGATGGTAATCAGGCCGCGCAGATACTCGCCCTCAGTGACCAGCAACTTCTCGATGCGGTTGCGCTTGAACAGCTCGCGGGCTTCCTCGAGGTCGGTGCCCACCGCCACCGTCACCAGATTCTCGCGGGTCATGACGTTGCCGATTTCCTGATCGAGATTGTCGATAAAGCGCATGTCGCGGTTGGTGATGATGCCCAGCAGCTTGCCTTCGGCGTCGGTGATCGGCACGCCGCTGATCTTGTATTCGCCCATCATCCGGTCGGCCTCGCGGACACTCGCAGTGGGCGGTAAAGTGATCGGGTCGACGATCATGCCGCTTTCGCTGCGCTTGACTTTACGAACCATCTCGGCCTGCGCGTCAATCGGCATATTTTTGTGAATCACGCCGATCCCGCCCTCGCGCGCCATCGCTATGGCCATTGCCGTTTCGGTGACGGTATCCATCGCCGCCGACAAAAAGGGAATGTTGAGGCGAATGCGGCGGGTGAGCTGGGTCTGCACACTCACGTCGCGGGGCAGCACCAGCGAATGCCGGGGCAGCAGCAGAACGTCGTCGAAGGTGATGCCCTCGCGGCCAAACTTGTAATTGAAGCGGTCTTCCATCGAAAAAGCTTACACCCTCGGGGTAAATCTCAGCCTGTATGGAAGGGGCCGCCCTGAAGCTTGGAGCGGTAAGCAGCAAAAGTGGCCTGCTCCACCGCTGGAAGAAGGCCGCCTCCGCCAGAGTTCAGCGTTAGTTCAGCGCTGAGACTGAATGGGTGCTCCGGGCCAGTTGGAGGGAACGGCGGCGACTGCGCCAGCTTCGGACTTCGGGGCCTGCTTCTGGAGGGTGCGGCTCCGCATCCCCGCGATGTTTTTCATATTGAACAGGTGAATCGCGCCGAGCACTAAGAGCACCACCCCGAGCTGCCAGCTGAGCTGCTTGACCAACTCGCCCACCGTTGCGGGGACACTTCCGGTGTTCAGGAACAGCGCGATAAAGCCGAAGTTGAGCAGGTAAAACCCCACCCGCAGAAGCTGGTTGACGCTATCGGCCATCTGAGTGTTGCCTGAAAAAGCGTCCAGCAAGAAGATGCGCCCATTGCCGAAGAGCGTGCGCCCCACCCAGACGGTGACGGCCAGACTGATGCTCAGGTACGCGATATAGCTGCTGATTTCTAACATGGTGAACTCCTTAGGGCTTTGGTTTTCGAGTGGGTGTCTAGGATTCGGAAAGCGGTTGGGAAGTGGAGGGACGGTCTTTCAAACTGATCTGCGCTTCGTCCAGCATCTGATTGACCTGGCGGAGGATGGGCGTGATCAGCGGCTGAAGAAGTGGATTACGAACGACGCCCAGCAGCTGCGTGGTCAGGGCCAGGCTCTGGTCAACCAAGCGGAAGGTGCGGCGCTGTCCCTCGCTGCTGTCGTAGAGAAGGTACAGGAGCAGGCCCATCTGCAAGGCCCACAGCGCCAGCGGCAGCAGTCCGGCGACCTCACGCGGCAGGCGTTCGCCCCGCAGCGCCAGCGCGATGGTGGCGACCGATTGCCGCTGCAACTCGCGCGTCTCGTCGCCCAGCACGCTCAGCGGGTGCTTGGGGTCGCCGTTGTAGCGGAAGATGGCTCCCAGCATCCGGCGGTCGCCCTGCACGTCTGTGAGCTTGCTGTAAAAGACCATTTTCAGCCGCTCTTGCAAAGTGCTGAGCCCCGGCAGATGCTCGGTGACGTGGGCGTGGTGACGGCTCTGAGTGGACTCGTAGTACGCCGAGATGATCGCTTCCTTGCTGGGAAAGTGGTAGTAGGCCGTTCCCAGGGCCATGCCCGCTTCCCGGCTGATGTCGCGCATGGTGGTTTCATCAAAGCCGCGCTCCCGAAACAGGGTCATCGCGGTCTCAAAAACCTTGCGCCGTGTGCGCTCGGCCTTGGTTTCTTCGGATAGAGGAAGGAGCTGGGCTTGATCTTTGAACATGTTCAAATTATAGTCATGAAAATTCCCGGAGGGATTCGGGGCCAAGAGGCCACACAGGCTGAGTGAATGGAAGAAAACTGAGGAGCGGATGGACGGGCTATTTGCAATATATCCTCCCAGTGCAGGCGTGCAACCAGCCCTGTCCCACCTTCGCGCGGCGGAATCTAGAGTGGAATCACTGCTTTTGAACATGTTCAAATAGTAATCTGATACTGCACTATTGTCAACTCCTATTGGCTGAAACTTGCTGGGTGCTATCGGAAAATCTCGCTTTTCATGATTCTAAGCGGCGCGGCAACCCCTCAATATCCACTGACGGCTCATACGGTCTAGAGCCTGAGCGGACATCCCGCTCTTGCGCCCTTGCCAGGGCCGTGCTAGGCTCTTTTTCGCCTTGAGCAACACTGGGCAGCCGTGGGGCCATAGCTCAGCTGGGAGAGCGCGTCGTTCGCAATGACGAGGTCAGCAGTTCGATCCTGCTTGGCTCCACCACCAAGAGTAACTTAAGCTCACGCCCCGAAGGGGGAGCAAACCAAGCATAAGCCCATGCTGGGTGCTCACCAAAATAAGCGCCGACTCTCTCTCAGACAGTCGGCGCTTGTTTTGAATTTAGAGAGGGTCTGTTGCTGTTGTCTGCTTACCGCGTCTTCGTCACCTTGCTCAGCAGCGGCGGTGCGTCGGGATTGAGGCCTTTGTGCAGCGCCAGATGTCCGGCGAAGAGGTAAAAAGCCAGCGCACTCGCCACCGGATCGGTCAGGGCGTGGCCGGTTTGCGGCGTGCTGAGATCGCTGCCCGCAGACGGCCCAATGGTTCGCAGATCGGCTCCGCTGGCCACCAAGCTGGCGTAGGCCTCCAA contains:
- a CDS encoding MarR family winged helix-turn-helix transcriptional regulator, coding for MTTNLDPPRCAADADSDDPTERLLRCMQRLHRLVADRLMGHLQGELQEEDVSLTQMTALYKVRAFMPLSVTALAEHLRVSLPATSQLIQELVRRGLMERSENPDNRREKLLALSSKGQQFLSMKERSLMGTYSEVFGQVDSVVLIRAEQAITALIQEAQTLQALSRPALQENR
- a CDS encoding site-2 protease family protein, whose protein sequence is MGLLSFLTTNPTAFVIIALALTLSLTAHEFAHAYTADRLGDPTPRRMGRVTLNPLAHLDPFGVILLLVAGFGFARPVPVNFNNLGRWGMVAVAAAGPISNILIALLCVVLLKVLPETNLGDTILGIVASINVVLAVFNLIPIPLLDGSRILAGIFPNTLGRSLMEFERLPYAFLIVMGFILLARGPLSNIIGTVQGWLFGLAGV
- the trhA gene encoding PAQR family membrane homeostasis protein TrhA, giving the protein MKTAFAALYSSLREPWNSLTHWAGAALALVALAGMLGYAAAHQLSLWPFVVYGLSMVFLYTASASYHSFRVGERALLRLRKLDHSAIFLLIAGSYTPVAYFGLSGIWQSLVLWIIWGIALAGILLKLLTMRLPRWISTLLYIVMGWTALVFLPQLARNLSGAALFWLAAGGVLYSVGAVIYGTKRWNPRPGVFGFHEIWHLFVLGGTGAHVAMMFTLR
- a CDS encoding LysM peptidoglycan-binding domain-containing protein, which produces MKLTLLSTTLLAVCLAGDFASALSSSAASYTVQPGDTLYQLSRRAGVDAATLLKLNGLSSSTLKVGQQLRLPAGGAAQKKAQPLQGAIKPSAIPARPALPPGLPKVQVSGPVGGPLIWKNEPAATVASFVGWSPVINVASFGDALPLRTYLRGLAFDFQTYNNCGPSALSAVLGFYKVRLSQAVVQQTTRQGGEYMQVSAIAPELAKFGLRTRTIRGGSLRQVKKLLALGIPVIVLQWYDRPGHINHFRVVRGYDDQAGVMWVSDSMVGPVSYLSYRDFDALWNTQGRQMFPVYPAGYEAQVKTFL
- the guaB gene encoding IMP dehydrogenase; protein product: MEDRFNYKFGREGITFDDVLLLPRHSLVLPRDVSVQTQLTRRIRLNIPFLSAAMDTVTETAMAIAMAREGGIGVIHKNMPIDAQAEMVRKVKRSESGMIVDPITLPPTASVREADRMMGEYKISGVPITDAEGKLLGIITNRDMRFIDNLDQEIGNVMTRENLVTVAVGTDLEEARELFKRNRIEKLLVTEGEYLRGLITIKDIEKTVKYPVAAKDDLGRLRVAAAIGVSADLMDRAAALVQAGADVLVLDSAHGHSQGILSALEQIKTRFDVDVIAGNIATKEGTKALINAGADAVKAGIGPGSICTTRIVTGVGVPQITAIFEAAEAAREAGIPVIADGGIKQTGDAAKAIAAGASAVMMGSMLAGTDEAPGEVVLRDGRRYKSYRGMGSLGAMDQGSSDRYFQEKGSKKFVPEGIEGIVAYRGTAGEVVYQFVGGLRSSMGYCGAPDLESLRRDAQFVRISSASLIESHPHGVTITQEAPNYSQ
- a CDS encoding TetR/AcrR family transcriptional regulator, giving the protein MFKDQAQLLPLSEETKAERTRRKVFETAMTLFRERGFDETTMRDISREAGMALGTAYYHFPSKEAIISAYYESTQSRHHAHVTEHLPGLSTLQERLKMVFYSKLTDVQGDRRMLGAIFRYNGDPKHPLSVLGDETRELQRQSVATIALALRGERLPREVAGLLPLALWALQMGLLLYLLYDSSEGQRRTFRLVDQSLALTTQLLGVVRNPLLQPLITPILRQVNQMLDEAQISLKDRPSTSQPLSES